Part of the Anaerohalosphaeraceae bacterium genome is shown below.
CTGTCATCGCCCGCTTTGCGGCGCAGATGCTCGATGAAATTCCGTGTGCACTCGTCGCGGTTGCCACCAAAACCGGCACCACCGCCCGTCTGCTCAGCAAAGCCCGAATGGATGTGCCGATTGTCTCTTTCTGTCCGGATGAGCGGACCAACCGGCAGATGGGCCTGCATTACGGTGTCATCGGTGTGTACAGCCCGTTTATGAGCACCCTGGCGGAGTTTACCGAGTATGCAGAAAAGACGGTACTCAAGCACGGATGGGCCAAAGCCGGTCAACAGATTCTTCTTCTGCCCGGACAAGACCTGCTTTCCGGACAGGACAGCCAGGCCGTAATTCTTCATACGCTTCGGGAGTCCGGTTGAGGATTCAGGCCGCTGTTTAGAGCGATGAAACGGCCAGCCACTGCTCGGCCAGCACGGCCAGGTCCGACAAATCAATCCGTCCGCTCTCGCTGAAGTCCGCTGCCGGATTCCAGCCGGTCTGCCCGCTCTCGCTCAGCCATGTCCGGCTGAACTCCGCCATGTCCAGCATATCCACCCGCCCGTCCCGCACGGCTGGGGCAATATCTCCCCGCAGCGGCGGGACAATCCGTTCAAACTCCAGCGACGGGTCCTCGCCCAAAAACAGCCCGCCCCCTCGCAGAATCAGATTGTATTCGGTGAACAGGTTCATCCCGATCACGCCGTCCAGTTTTCCGCCTTCCGGAGACGAAATCTCCAGCCAGACCACCGGCACATTCGTGAACTCCAGCCATTGTCCGATTGCCGGAATCTTCAGGGAATCAAGATAGTAGCCCGGCGCCTCGATGGTTTCCCCGGTTACGCCGATAATCGGCACCTGGAACTCCCAGCCGTCCGGGTCCAGCCCCAGCCGGGCGGCAATTCGGTCTCCGATGACGGTGATTTGCGCTCCGGTATCGAGCATAAACCGGCTTCGGTCGATGGCCGACCGCCCGCCTTCCGTCAGGTCCACACTATGGACAAAGAACAAAGACTGAGAACCCGTCCCAATGATGACCGACGGACTGGAAGGAGTGAAGTCCATATTCAGGATGTCATCGATGCTGTAGGGGATATACTGGACGGCCGTGGCCCCCAGCGGACGCAGCTCCAGCGGAACCCGATTTCGGTAGTGCGGTGCATTCTCATCTTCCGCAGGATAAAACGTCAGGGAAGGACCTGTATAAGCCTGCCCCTTATGCACGGATGTAACGGGCTGGTCATTTCGAATGACCGTGGTCCAGAAGACACTCATTGGTGTGCCGACGGCTGTAACCAAATCCGGATTGGAGCCGGGATATTGCCCGACCAGAACGGATACATTGTACTCTCCGACCATTCCGGCCGTAGAGGGCAGCTTGGTTTCCCGGTCGGGAGTCTGGTTCGGTTCCAGCAGATTCAGCCCTCCCATAAACACCCCCAAAGGATAACTTACGTAGGCATCTACCGAACCGGTGACTCCTGCAATTGTGATGGTGTTGTTGGTCAGATAAGCGCTGTTGTTCAGCCGCAGTTCGACCGAAGCCGCATAATTCAGGACGTGGGCACTGGCACCGGTGTCAAAGATGCCGATCGCAAAGTCTCTTTGCCAGTTGGCGGCGGTAAACTGTCCTACGACAGATGTGGACGGCACAGCATCCAGCTCGAGGTCAGCCAGCCGGCGATTCGTGGTGGTGATGACAATCCACGGGACAAAGCCGTCAATCGGAGGGGAGTCTATCACATTCGCGGCGGAGAGACTGAGGGCCTTGGGGAGTTGTTCTTCGACAGCCGACTCTGTCTTTGCCCGGAAACGGATTTCTCGGATTTTTCCACCGGCCGGTGCATACCAATCCACCTCACGGCGGATGAGCTGCTCGCCCTTCCCTTCAGGCGCAAACACACCAACCAGAAAAGAGACGGTCAGATAAAACGAGATGATTTTATTTTTCATAACCTCGCTCCGTATGGAAAAGGGTTATCAACAGCAGGTTCAAAAAAGGACATTTATATAATATAATTTTAAGCCCCCTCAGACACTATTTGCCTATTTTAACATTATAGGTCTTTCCATGCAATGAAAAAACACCCTCTCCGTCGGTTTATTTCGATAGAAAGGGTGGGAAAGCACCTTGGGGAGCTGGTTGAGTTACCACTTTTCGAGGGTATTGCCTGTCAAAGGCCGGATATGGTCGATGTGGAAAAAAACCAGTTTGGCTTTTTCTTTTGTTTTGTCTGTTTGTTTATGCCCCCTGCGCCGAACGGCCTGAATTTTTTCGGTGCTGCTTTCTTCGCGGTTTTTGAGCAGATAGAACCGATGACCCTTATAACCTTCCGTTTTTTCCAGGAAAAGATAGACGGCTTTGGGATTGATTTGGAGATTGGCATAACTGACCTGCGGCTGCATAATGAAGGCAATCGTTCCGTCTTCCTGAACATGAGGCCGTGCATAGACAGCGGCGTTGACATTCCCAGATTTATCGGCCGTAGCGAGAATGCCGACCCCTTCGGTGGTCTCAAAATAGGTTTTCCAGTCCATCGGGCTTTTCCTTTCCGCGAAATCTCTGTTTGCCGTGGTCTGTTTGTACAGAACCCAGCGGGCCATTCATTTGTAGTATAGAAGAGACTGATTTGTTCGGAAAGGAATGAAAAATGGCTTTTACATTAAAAATAGGCCAGTCCGCTCCGGATTTTTCACTGCCGGCGACGGACGGCAAAACATACACCCTGCATGATTTCGATTCGGCTGGGGTTTTGGTG
Proteins encoded:
- a CDS encoding pyridoxamine 5'-phosphate oxidase family protein; protein product: MDWKTYFETTEGVGILATADKSGNVNAAVYARPHVQEDGTIAFIMQPQVSYANLQINPKAVYLFLEKTEGYKGHRFYLLKNREESSTEKIQAVRRRGHKQTDKTKEKAKLVFFHIDHIRPLTGNTLEKW
- a CDS encoding aspartyl protease family protein, with the protein product MKNKIISFYLTVSFLVGVFAPEGKGEQLIRREVDWYAPAGGKIREIRFRAKTESAVEEQLPKALSLSAANVIDSPPIDGFVPWIVITTTNRRLADLELDAVPSTSVVGQFTAANWQRDFAIGIFDTGASAHVLNYAASVELRLNNSAYLTNNTITIAGVTGSVDAYVSYPLGVFMGGLNLLEPNQTPDRETKLPSTAGMVGEYNVSVLVGQYPGSNPDLVTAVGTPMSVFWTTVIRNDQPVTSVHKGQAYTGPSLTFYPAEDENAPHYRNRVPLELRPLGATAVQYIPYSIDDILNMDFTPSSPSVIIGTGSQSLFFVHSVDLTEGGRSAIDRSRFMLDTGAQITVIGDRIAARLGLDPDGWEFQVPIIGVTGETIEAPGYYLDSLKIPAIGQWLEFTNVPVVWLEISSPEGGKLDGVIGMNLFTEYNLILRGGGLFLGEDPSLEFERIVPPLRGDIAPAVRDGRVDMLDMAEFSRTWLSESGQTGWNPAADFSESGRIDLSDLAVLAEQWLAVSSL